From a region of the Zingiber officinale cultivar Zhangliang chromosome 10B, Zo_v1.1, whole genome shotgun sequence genome:
- the LOC122029771 gene encoding cullin-1-like, translated as MSMHERKTIDLEQGWEFMQKGITKLKNILEGLPESQFSSEDYMMLYTTIYNMCTQKPPHDYSQQLYDKYRESFEEYITSMVLPSLRVKHDEFMLRELVKRWLNHKVMVRWLSRFFHYLDRYFITRRSLPPLNEVGLTCFRDLVYQEVKDKVKDAVISLIDREREGEQIDRALLKNVLDIFVEIGLGNMECYENDFEAHLLKDTAAYYSRKASNWILEDSCPDYMLKAEECLKREKDRVAHYLHSSSEQKLLEKVQHELLYVNASQLLEKEHSGCHGLLRDDKVDDLSRMYRLFCRIQRGLDPVSQIFKQHVTIEGTALVKQAEDSASNKKAEKRDVVGLQEQVFVRKVIELHDKYLAYVNDCFQNHSLFHKALKEAFEVFCNKGVAGSSSAELLATFCDNILKKGGSEKLSDEAIEETLEKVVKLLAYISDKDLFAEFYRKKLARRLLFDKSANDDHERSILTKLKQQCGGQFTSKMEGMVTDLTLARENQSGFEDYLNSNAHANPGIDLTVTVLTTGFWPSYKSFDLNLPVEMVS; from the exons ATGTCTATGCACGAGAGGAAGACGATCGATCTGGAGCAGGGATGGGAGTTCATGCAGAAGGGCATCACCAAGCTGAAGAACATATTGGAAGGGCTCCCGGAGTCGCAGTTCAGCTCGGAGGACTACATGATGCTCTATAC GACTATCTACAACATGTGCACCCAGAAACCCCCGCATGATTACTCGCAGCAGCTGTATGACAAATACCGCGAGTCATTTGAGGAATACATCACGTCGATG GTACTTCCTTCTTTGAGAGTGAAGCATGATGAATTTATGTTGAGGGAGCTAGTTAAGAGATGGCTAAATCATAAAGTTATGGTCAGGTGGCTTTCACGTTTCTTTCATTACCTTGATCGCTACTTTATCACACGGAGGTCACTTCCTCCACTAAATGAAGTTGGGCTTACCTGCTTCCGTGACCTG gtCTATCAGGAAGTCAAGGATAAAGTCAAAGATGCTGTCATCTCCTTG ATTGATCGAGAACGTGAGGGGGAACAAATTGATAGGGCTTTATTAAAGAATGTCTTGGACATTTTCGTTGAAATTGGATTGGGTAATATGGAGTGTTACGAAAATGACTTTGAAGCACATTTGCTTAAAGACACTGCTGCCTATTATTCTAGGAAAGCTTCAAACTGGATTCTAGAAGATTCATGCCCTGATTACATGTTAAAG GCAGAGGAGTGTTTAAAGCGTGAGAAGGACAGGGTTGCTCATTACCTGCACTCTAGCAGTGAACAGAAGTTGTTAGAG AAAGTGCAACATGAGCTACTATATGTCAATGCTAGCCAACTTCTCGAAAAAGAACATTCTGGATGTCATGGATTACTTCGAGATGATAAG GTGGATGATCTCTCGCGGATGTACAGACTCTTTTGTAGAATACAACGTGGCTTAGATCCTGTTTCTCAAATATTTAAGCAG CATGTGACTATTGAGGGCACTGCTCTAGTCAAACAGGCAGAAGACTCTGCAAGTAACAAAAAG GCTGAGAAAAGGGATGTTGTTGGCCTACAAGAGCAG GTTTTTGTTAGAAAAGTTATCGAACTACATGACAAGTACTTGGCATATGTGAATGATTGCTTCCAGAATCACTCCCTTTTTCACAAG GCACTCAAAGAGGCATTTGAGGTTTTCTGCAACAAGGGTGTTGCAGGAAGCTCAAGTGCTGAGTTATTGGCTACTTTTTGTGACAATATCCTTAAGAAAGGTGGAAGTGAAAAACTCAGTGATGAAGCAATCGAAGAGACACTTGAGAAG GTCGTAAAGTTGCTTGCTTATATTAGTGACAAAGATCTGTTTGCCGAGTTCTATAG GAAGAAGCTTGCTAGGAGGTTGCTCTTTGACAAAAGTGCCAATGATGACCATGAGAGGAGCATTTTGACAAAGCTGAAACAACAATGCGGAGGGCAGTTTACTTCAAAGATGGAGGGCATG gTTACAGATCTTACCCTTGCAAGGGAAAACCAATCTGGTTTTGAGGATTATCTCAACAGTAATGCTCATGCAAATCCAGGGATTGATCTTACTGTTACTGTTCTTACGACCGGATTCTGGCCAAGTTACAAATCATTTGATCTCAACCTTCCTGTCGAGATGGTTAGTTGA